From one Lolium rigidum isolate FL_2022 chromosome 4, APGP_CSIRO_Lrig_0.1, whole genome shotgun sequence genomic stretch:
- the LOC124648073 gene encoding uncharacterized protein LOC124648073: MDTCNSDGVVLLRILGHLLLAACLVSLHLGSASHNKVRLACLDCSLAPSPPTALIPTPFGTPSGESIVVLVSAPACPLSLRRRKGQAGRLSHCRTVPLRGSAMATAKPVAPVPLTRILPLHPRRRWRAESTRAAPPSIACSADAGGELPARLQPNARRPLWHGGGFSLGVDLGAARTGLAVGRGITQPRPLTVLKLRGEKLVLMLLDVAQQQEADELIVGLPVSADGSETPQSNKVRSVVGRLAVQAADRGLRVYLQDEHGTSIDALGYMISTGVKRSARDVKSDAYAAVMILERYFSSSGQGAQIVLPRQQELQDKLILKLSKYAEF, translated from the exons ATGGACACATGCAACTCTGACGGCGTGGTCCTCCTCCGCATCCTAGgccacctcctcctcgccgcgTGCCTAGTCTCGCTCCATCTTGGGTCGGCCTCCCACAACAAGGTTCGCCTCGCCTGCCTGGACTGCTCCCTGGCTCCCTCGCCTCCCACGGCCCTAATACCCACGCCGTTTGGAACCCCCAGCGGCGAGAGCATCGTCGTTCTGGTCAGTGCACCCGCCTGTCCTCTCTCCCTGCGGCGACGGAAGGGGCAAGCAGGTCGCTT GTCGCATTGCCGCACCGTTCCTCTCCGCGGCTCCGCCATGGCAACCGCGAAGCCGGTGGCGCCGGTGCCGCTCACCCGAATTCTCCCCCTGCACCCGCGACGCCGCTGGAGAGCCGAGTCTACCAGGGCCGCACCTCCTTCCATCGCCTGCAGCGCCGACGCTGGTGGCGAGCTTCCTGCCCGGCTCCAGCCGAACGCGCGGCGGCCGCTCTGGCACGGCGGCGGGTTCAGCCTCGGCGTCGACCTGGGCGCCGCCCGCACGGGGCTCGCCGTAGGCCGGGGCATCACCCAACCCCGCCCCCTCACT GTTCTGAAGCTGCGGGGGGAGAAGCTGGTGCTGATGCTGCTCGATGTGGCTCAGCAGCAG GAGGCGGACGAGCTCATCGTCGGTCTGCCGGTCTCGGCAGATGGGAGCGAGACGCCACAGTCCAACAAGGTGCGGAGCGTCGTCGGAAGGCTCGCCGTGCAAGCGGCCGACAG GGGCTTGAGGGTTTATCTGCAGGACGAGCATGGAACGTCAATCGACGCCCTTGGCTACATGATCTCAAC GGGTGTTAAAAGGTCTGCCCGCGACGTCAAATCTGACGCTTATGCTGCTGTG ATGATTTTGGAGAGATATTTTTCTTCATCGGGTCAAGGTGCTCAGATTGTTCTCCCCAGGCAGCAAGAGCTACAGGACAAGTTAATACTAAAATTGAGCAAATATGCTGAATTTTAG